Part of the Acaryochloris thomasi RCC1774 genome, ATCATTTGAGAGACCTCTGCAATCAGAAGTGAAGCTAGTAAACCATCATCAATCCATCCTAGACCCGGCAAGAAGTCAGGCGAAATATCAAGGGGACTGACGAGATAAAATAGCGTCCCTAGAATAACTACCCAGCGGTACTTCGTATGCCGAATTGCATTCCGATAACCTTCTTGAAAACTCTGCCAAAGGGATTGGTTCTTCATCTCAGTTCCAGCTCATCAACAACCTCATAATCTCAGTTTTATCTGAAATCGTCAGGTGTTGATCCCCTATCCTTTAGTCGTAGTAATACACCGAATAGACCGTATACGGTTAGCCGAATCTCTCAATTCAACCTCTAGGCTGTTGCGCCTTTTGAACTGTTTCCCATCAAAGATGCTCGTTATTATTTACAAGCAAAGAATATGAGCTAGTGAGAGTTATATTCTGATACTCGTGCACAAGATATGGCTAAAAACTATCTTGTTGATACAAGGCTTTAACGATCCTCGCTCTATAATTAGAGCTTATGGAGCAATGAAGCATCACTTTTTTGATTGATGTTCTTCCTGATCAGCTTTGAAACAAGTTAGTCGCAGTACTTCACGGCTCTTGACGCCCTTAGGAAAAGAAGCGTAAGCGGCTGGGCATCCCTGCACTGAGTCATGATTAAAACCCAGATCCGTACGACCACTAAGCCACTCATCCGCTGCACGGGCTGTAAGAGTAGGATGGTCCGACCGTCACGAACCAGAGGAATCCTGCGTTGGATCCTTTCACGCTTTGGCTTAAAACCCTATCGCTGCCTCTACTGTGGAAGAAGATTTTTCAAATCACCTTGACTCATCTAAGACATAGGGAGAATGGTTGGGCAAGTCTACAGTGGGGAGCAAATTCACTGTAGCCCCTCAAACAGAAAGCCTTACTGAAGATCCTGCAAGGAACTCAGGAAGATCCCTCCCCCCCCAACAGCAAGAACCAAAATAGTGATCAGCTCGAAGGCAGACATGGGAGCCAATCGAAAATTAATGCTAGCAATCACCCCAAACAACAACATCAACAGAGAAGCCGTTGCCAATAACCAGCCCAAAAAATTTTTCGAGTTGTAGAAAATCAAACCAATGCCAAAAATAAATGGGACCAAAACCATGCCACTGGTTAGACTCAAATCCCCAATCCGATAGAGGCTATAGCCCATCGAAAAATTATTCACAATTTTAATTGAGCTAAGGAATAGGTAGCCACCGGCAATCATCATTGCCAGTCCGAGAAAGAAGCGCCCCACTCCTCCCCTTGTCCCCCCCGCTCCTCGATTAGACATGCAGCATAGATCCCTTGGCGTTCTCGATACAGCGTAGGACAAAATCTGACGGTATGGCGGTATACGTATTGATTAGAACATTAAAATGACTGGAATCCATCTGTGCCAGAGAAGGGCTGCCCTAACTCAGCCGGGTACTGCTATAAGCTAGAGACAATACTGACGTTTAAATATTTCGTGAAGCTTGAATCCGTTGTTCCCTACCACACCTGCCATCACAGGATGAAAACGGGTGACGTTATCGTTTTCTCTACCGATGATTTGCCCTCAACGGTGGTTAAAGTCGCCACCCGTTCAGAATACGTTCATACTGCAATTGTTCTGTTCACCCATCAAGAGCAAACCTCAGCGGGTTCCGTCGTCATTGCTGAATCCCATGTTGATGCCAATCGCCCTAGTCTGGGCACCGGGGAAAAAATTATGGGTGCCCAACACCAATGGCTTGAACATCGGCTGAAGGCTAAAGGGAAGGTTTGGTGGCTACCGCTCAAGGTACCCTTGGTCAATGATCAGCGACTGCGGCTGCAACATTGGCTCCAGGAGATCGAGGCTCAGCAGGTTCCCTATGACTTTGGTCAGGTGGCTGGAGCAGCTCTAGATATGGGGGACACAATGGGTTTAGAAAACACCCCGGATGACAAGGCTCTATTTTGCTCGGAATTAGTGACCCGCGCACTCCAAATTGCAGGCGTTGTGGAATCACACATCAATGCTGCAGAACAGGTCCCAGCCGACATTATCCAGTTTCCCTGCTTTCAACCACCAGTCTTGATCAAGTCCTAGCCACCCTTGTCAATTAGTTTTGAATCGCTCCATCAGACGAGAGAGCTAAGCAGCTCATCGACTATTTCTAGACAAGCTGAGTCAGGAGTTTCTGAAGATGCTGTTCTAATTGATCTAGAGCAGCATCTGGCACAACTCGGTCAATATCGTGAATCATCCAGTACTCAATACTTGTTTCCCAAGCTGGGAACTGTTGCTGCATCAAAGGACGATGCTCAGAGGCATCAATCGCAATCACCTTTTGCGCAGCAACAAAATCAGCCTCATTCACAGACTGGGGATAGCGGAGATCGGTGGGTAAAGAGATTCCGTATTTGAGTAGCCTCGCCCTCGCATATTTGGAAATCGGTCCTACATTATTGCTGTCGGGCCTGACGGCTAGGCCTCGAGAATCAGCCCGCCAGTCACTCGACCGCTTCTCAGCCCAGTGATTGAACAGGTATTCTGAGAAGCGGCTGCGATAATAGTTTCCAGTGCAGAGAAATAAGACGGTGCGCATGATTTAATCCCAAGACCCTATCCCAGTATGACCATGATTGGGATTGTTGGGGTTAAGGAGCGCTGGTATGAAGTGTCATTGCGATTCCCCTTGGTCAAAAGATATCCACGTAGACGAGGACGCGATCTCGTTAAAAATAGTTTCAGGCAGGACCACGGAGAGATCAGGGGGTTAGCATCTTCACTTTGGTCATTTGATCACGGATCTGCTGATAGAGTTCCGGATCTTTCTGCTGTTGTGCCAACATTGCCGCCTCCTGAAGGTCGTCAAGCGCAGCCTGTTTTTCCTTTAGCGCTGTATGGGCCAACCCACGCTGATAGTAGGCCTCTGCGTCTTCGGGAGAAAGCTGAATCACGCGAGTATAGTCTTGGGCTGCTCCCTCATAATTGCTTTGCCGCAGGCGCAGCGACCCTCGGTTTCGGTAGGCAAGGGCATCATTCGGGGCCGTTGCGATCGCATCTCCATAATCCCTCAGTGCTCCTTCAAGATCTTCTTGTTGTTCCCGAGCGACCCCACGATTGTTGTAAGCCCGAGACTGATTCGCATCTAGCTTAATAGCCTGGGTATAGTCCTCAATGGCCTGCTGATGTTTGCCCAGCCGGTCAAGCACATCCCCCCGATCGATGAAGAAGTCTGCGTCTTCAGCAGAAACTTGAATGGCGCGGCTATAGTCTCTCAGCGCACCCTTAGGATTTTCTGCAGC contains:
- a CDS encoding YkvA family protein, coding for MKNQSLWQSFQEGYRNAIRHTKYRWVVILGTLFYLVSPLDISPDFLPGLGWIDDGLLASLLIAEVSQMMMERVKDKKGSKTSVAATESVIDVEAVSVG
- a CDS encoding arsenate-mycothiol transferase ArsC, translating into MRTVLFLCTGNYYRSRFSEYLFNHWAEKRSSDWRADSRGLAVRPDSNNVGPISKYARARLLKYGISLPTDLRYPQSVNEADFVAAQKVIAIDASEHRPLMQQQFPAWETSIEYWMIHDIDRVVPDAALDQLEQHLQKLLTQLV